A genomic stretch from Mycobacterium paraterrae includes:
- a CDS encoding helicase-associated domain-containing protein: protein MTEHTPSIPLGSWLAELPDDRLIRLLELRPDLAQPPPGSIAALAARAQARQSLKAATDELDFLRLAVIDALLVLQADTEPVPVAKLLTLIGDRAPEADVLDALAALKERALVWGDTDLRVTADAAGGLPWYVGQVTLEDPSQSADQIAELIDGLDDPQRELLDRLLEGSPLGRTRDAAPGAPADRPVPQLISIGLLRRVDADTVILPRHVGQVMRGEQPGPVRLAAPDPVVSTTTAGDADAVAAGAIIDLLRELDLLIESLSAAPISELRTGGLGVREVRRLAKITGVEESRLGLVLELAAAAGLIASGLPDPPPTTGDPPYWAPTVAADRFAEAPIAERWHLLATTWLDLAARPALIGTRGPDAKPYAALSDSLYSTAAPLDRRLLLSMLAELPPGAGVDKDTASAALIWRRPRWAKRLQPAPVADLLDEAQLLGLVGRGALSTPGRVFISGAEEADVVAAMARALPTPIDHFLVQADLTVVVPGPLERQLAEELSTVANVESAGTAMVYRVSEASIRHALDIGKTADELHRLFDKHSKTPVPQGLTYLIDDVARRHGQLRIGMATSFVRCEDPSLLAQAAAAAEHLGLRVLAPTVAISQAPINEVLTTLQNAGFAPAAEDSTGTIVDIRARGARVPAPPRYRSHRPTQQPSRETLSAVVAVLRKVTTAPFDSVRIDPAVAMSLLQKAARAKDTVLIKYVDAAGVATQRVVSPITVRGGQLVAFDSASSSARDFAIHRITSVMTADED, encoded by the coding sequence ATGACCGAACACACCCCGAGCATCCCGCTGGGGTCCTGGCTGGCCGAGTTGCCCGACGACCGATTGATCCGTCTGTTGGAGCTGCGGCCTGACCTCGCCCAGCCGCCGCCAGGCAGCATCGCCGCGCTGGCCGCACGCGCCCAGGCTCGCCAGTCGCTGAAGGCCGCCACCGACGAGCTGGATTTCCTGCGACTCGCGGTGATCGACGCGCTGCTGGTGCTGCAGGCGGACACCGAACCCGTTCCGGTCGCCAAACTGCTCACGCTGATCGGCGACCGGGCCCCCGAGGCCGACGTTCTGGATGCGCTCGCGGCTCTCAAGGAGCGCGCGCTGGTCTGGGGCGACACCGACCTGCGGGTGACCGCCGACGCCGCCGGCGGGCTGCCCTGGTACGTCGGGCAGGTGACGCTGGAAGACCCCTCGCAGAGCGCGGACCAGATCGCCGAGCTGATCGACGGCCTCGACGACCCGCAGCGTGAACTGCTGGACCGGCTGCTGGAAGGTTCCCCGCTGGGACGCACCCGCGATGCGGCGCCCGGCGCCCCGGCGGATCGCCCTGTGCCGCAGTTGATCTCGATCGGGTTGCTGCGGCGGGTGGACGCCGACACGGTGATTCTGCCGCGCCATGTCGGCCAGGTGATGCGCGGCGAGCAACCCGGCCCGGTGCGTCTAGCCGCTCCCGACCCGGTGGTGTCGACCACGACGGCTGGCGATGCGGACGCCGTCGCTGCGGGTGCGATCATCGACCTGCTGCGGGAACTCGACTTGCTCATCGAATCGTTGAGCGCCGCACCGATTTCGGAGCTTCGCACCGGCGGGCTCGGTGTGCGCGAAGTGCGCCGCCTGGCCAAGATCACCGGCGTCGAGGAGTCCCGGCTGGGGCTCGTACTCGAGTTGGCCGCCGCCGCGGGCCTGATCGCCAGTGGCCTCCCCGACCCGCCGCCGACTACCGGCGACCCGCCGTACTGGGCGCCGACGGTGGCAGCCGACCGTTTCGCCGAGGCCCCGATCGCTGAACGCTGGCACCTGCTGGCCACCACCTGGCTGGACTTGGCGGCCCGGCCGGCGCTGATTGGAACCCGCGGTCCGGACGCCAAACCGTATGCGGCACTGTCGGATTCGCTGTATTCGACCGCCGCGCCACTGGACCGCCGGCTGCTGCTGAGCATGCTGGCCGAGCTTCCGCCAGGCGCCGGTGTCGACAAGGACACCGCGTCGGCGGCATTGATCTGGCGACGACCGCGATGGGCCAAGCGACTGCAGCCCGCGCCGGTGGCTGACCTCCTCGACGAGGCACAACTGCTCGGCCTGGTCGGCCGCGGAGCCCTCAGCACACCGGGCCGGGTCTTCATCAGCGGCGCCGAGGAGGCCGACGTCGTCGCGGCGATGGCTCGCGCGCTGCCCACCCCGATCGACCACTTCCTGGTGCAGGCCGACCTGACCGTCGTGGTGCCCGGGCCCCTGGAACGCCAACTGGCCGAAGAACTCTCAACGGTAGCCAACGTCGAATCCGCCGGCACCGCGATGGTGTACCGGGTCAGCGAAGCCTCGATCCGGCATGCTCTCGACATCGGTAAGACCGCCGACGAGTTGCACAGATTGTTCGACAAGCACTCGAAAACTCCTGTCCCGCAGGGCTTGACCTATCTGATCGACGACGTCGCACGCCGGCACGGCCAATTGCGGATCGGCATGGCCACGTCGTTCGTGCGATGCGAGGACCCGTCACTGCTCGCCCAGGCGGCGGCCGCCGCCGAGCATCTCGGGCTGCGCGTGCTGGCGCCGACCGTGGCGATCTCGCAGGCTCCGATCAACGAGGTGCTGACGACGCTGCAAAACGCCGGCTTCGCCCCGGCCGCGGAAGATTCGACCGGCACCATCGTCGACATCCGCGCGCGCGGTGCCCGGGTTCCGGCCCCGCCGCGCTACCGCTCGCACCGGCCGACACAGCAGCCCAGCAGGGAAACGCTGAGCGCAGTGGTCGCGGTGCTGCGGAAGGTGACGACCGCTCCGTTCGACAGCGTCCGCATCGACCCGGCGGTTGCCATGTCGCTGCTCCAGAAGGCGGCGCGGGCGAAAGACACCGTGCTGATCAAGTACGTCGACGCCGCCGGGGTGGCCACCCAGCGGGTGGTGTCGCCGATCACGGTGAGAGGTGGACAGCTGGTCGCGTTCGATTCCGCCTCGAGCAGCGCCCGTGACTTCGCAATCCACCGCATCACGTCGGTGATGACCGCCGACGAAGACTAG
- a CDS encoding DNA repair helicase XPB: MTDGPLIVQSDKTVLLEVDHELAGAARAAIAPFAELERAPEHVHTYRITPLALWNARAAGHDAEQVVDALVSFSRYAVPQPLLVDIVDTMARYGRLQLVKSPVHGLTLVSLDRAVLEEVLRHKKIAPMLGARIDDDTVVVHPSERGRVKQMLLKIGWPAEDLAGYVDGEAHPIALQQDGWQLRDYQEMAADSFWAGGSGVVVLPCGAGKTLVGAAAMAKASATTLILVTNTVAGRQWKRELIARTSLTEEEIGEYSGERKEIRPVTIATYQVITRRTKGEYRHLELFDSRDWGLIVYDEVHLLPAPVFRMTADLQSRRRLGLTATLIREDGREGDVFSLIGPKRYDAPWKDIEAQGWIAPAECIEVRVTMTDNERMIYATAEPEERYKLCSTAHSKIAVVKSILNKHPGEPTLVIGAYLDQLEELGEVLGAPVIQGSTKNAEREELFDAFRRGEVTTLVVSKVANFSIDLPEASVAVQVSGTFGSRQEEAQRLGRLLRPKADGGGAVFYSVVARDSLDAEYAAHRQRFLAEQGYGYVIRDADDLLGPAI, encoded by the coding sequence ATGACTGACGGACCCCTGATCGTGCAGTCCGACAAGACAGTGCTGCTGGAAGTCGACCACGAACTCGCCGGTGCGGCGCGCGCGGCCATCGCGCCGTTCGCCGAACTGGAGCGAGCACCCGAACACGTACACACCTATCGGATCACCCCGCTGGCGCTGTGGAACGCCCGCGCGGCCGGCCACGACGCCGAGCAGGTCGTCGACGCGCTGGTGAGCTTCTCGCGGTATGCGGTGCCACAACCGCTGCTGGTCGACATCGTCGACACCATGGCCCGCTACGGCCGGCTGCAGTTGGTCAAGAGCCCAGTGCACGGGTTGACGTTGGTCAGCCTCGACCGCGCCGTGCTCGAAGAAGTGTTGCGGCATAAGAAGATCGCGCCAATGCTGGGTGCGCGCATCGACGACGACACCGTCGTCGTGCATCCCAGCGAGCGGGGCCGGGTCAAGCAGATGCTGCTGAAAATCGGCTGGCCCGCCGAGGACCTCGCCGGCTACGTCGACGGTGAGGCGCACCCGATCGCGCTGCAGCAAGACGGCTGGCAACTGCGCGACTACCAGGAGATGGCGGCCGACTCGTTCTGGGCCGGTGGCTCCGGGGTCGTCGTGTTGCCGTGCGGCGCAGGCAAGACGCTGGTCGGTGCGGCGGCGATGGCCAAGGCCAGCGCTACGACGCTGATTTTGGTCACCAACACCGTCGCCGGCCGGCAATGGAAGCGTGAGCTGATCGCGCGGACGTCGCTAACCGAGGAGGAGATCGGCGAGTACTCCGGCGAACGCAAGGAGATTCGTCCGGTCACCATCGCGACCTACCAGGTGATCACCCGCCGCACCAAAGGCGAATACCGCCACCTCGAACTGTTCGACAGCCGCGACTGGGGACTGATCGTCTACGACGAGGTACACCTGCTTCCCGCGCCGGTGTTCCGGATGACCGCCGACCTGCAATCGCGGCGTCGGCTCGGCCTCACCGCGACGCTGATCCGCGAGGACGGCCGCGAAGGTGACGTGTTTTCGCTGATCGGCCCGAAGCGCTACGACGCGCCGTGGAAGGACATCGAGGCCCAGGGCTGGATCGCCCCGGCGGAGTGCATCGAGGTCCGCGTCACGATGACCGACAACGAGCGGATGATCTATGCCACCGCCGAGCCCGAGGAGCGTTACAAGCTCTGCTCGACCGCCCACTCGAAAATCGCGGTGGTCAAATCGATTCTGAACAAGCATCCCGGTGAGCCGACCTTGGTGATCGGCGCGTATCTCGATCAGCTCGAAGAGCTCGGAGAGGTGCTGGGCGCGCCAGTGATCCAAGGCTCGACCAAGAATGCCGAGCGCGAAGAGTTGTTCGATGCCTTCCGTCGCGGTGAGGTGACCACGCTGGTGGTGTCGAAGGTGGCCAACTTCTCCATCGACTTGCCCGAAGCGTCTGTCGCGGTGCAGGTTTCCGGCACGTTCGGTTCGCGGCAGGAAGAGGCGCAGCGGCTGGGCCGGCTACTGCGACCGAAAGCCGACGGCGGCGGCGCGGTGTTCTACAGCGTGGTCGCCCGCGACAGCCTGGACGCGGAGTACGCCGCGCACCGGCAACGCTTCCTGGCCGAGCAGGGCTACGGCTACGTGATCCGCGACGCCGACGACCTGCTCGGGCCCGCGATCTGA